From one Lotus japonicus ecotype B-129 chromosome 3, LjGifu_v1.2 genomic stretch:
- the LOC130746381 gene encoding uncharacterized protein C630.12 isoform X1 has translation MKQRELTVLLCLIWALTLLYGEMFAYWLPSLFTCSWPHLLRTTTTTTTPSSSSTVQTDSGNHQARYVKVAVIADPQLMDKTSLRLPEKSLALEIAEFYTDLNMRRSFFASILPFKPDVILFLGDYFDGGPYLSDEEWQESFNRFKHIFGLNAQGKYTDKQVYYIPGNHDIGYESLHSQKPEVIRRYEAAFGTRNYIFTVGKVDFVAVDAQTLDGNPQKHLTSQTWEFVKNISSDDVVHPRVLLTHIPLYRRDDTYCGPDRSSPIINQKMHRAVHGNTNNILYQNYVSKESSKYLLDTIKPKFIFSGHDHDQCTITHQYEFGPANEHTLGTISWQQGNLYPSFMLLSVDNSPRPNASIPEEVLLTHLCYLPMQTHIYIWYAVQFVLTLLALLLWPTSSTSFWHQCWSLASHFKQLIACIVSRSDTKEKDEDANYEYEMMWDADGSMHLIKKPLNASIVNSNELSSGERGNMVMRPSARKNTAQEADVSVNVDMGSSTGLDPVARILPRTGKSRTTFIIQRLLRTLRMLTVIAAVNVPLYMMLLFKDWIDK, from the exons ATGAAGCAGCGAGAGTTGACTGTGTTGCTATGCCTCATTTGGGCACTCACCCTCCTCTACGGGGAGATGTTCGCTTACTGGCTTCCATCCCTCTTCACCTGTTCCTGGCCCCATCTTCtccgcaccaccaccaccaccaccaccccttcttcttcttcaacg GTTCAAACAGACAGTGGGAATCATCAAGCTCGTTATGTAAAAGTTGCTGTTATTGCAGATCCACAG CTCATGGATAAAACTTCTCTCCGTCTTCCTGAAAAATCGCTTGCACTGGAGATTGCAGAATTCTACACTGATTTAAACATGCGCCGATCATTCTTTGCATCTATCCTGCCTTTCAAACCTGATGTCATATTATTTTTAGGTGATTACTTTGATGGAGGTCCTTATTTATCGGATGAAGA ATGGCAGGAGTCTTTCAATCGCTTCAAACATATCTTTGGTTTGAATGCACAAGGAAAATACACAGACAAGCAAGTTTACTACATTCCTGGAAATCATGATATTGGTTATGAAAGTCTTCATTCTCAAAAGCCAGAG GTTATCCGACGCTATGAGGCAGCATTTGGAACTAGGAACTACATATTTACTGTTGGAAAAGTGGATTTTGTTGCTGTTGATGCTCAAACTCTGGATG GAAATCCACAAAAGCACCTGACTTCTCAAACTTGGGAGTTTGTGAAGAATATATCTAGCG aTGATGTAGTTCATCCAAGAGTCTTGTTGACACATATTCCTTTATATCGACGTGATGATACTTACTGTGGCCCTGATCGCAGTTCCCCAATTATCAATCAG AAGATGCATCGCGCTGTGCATGGCAATACTAATAATATATT ATATCAAAATTATGTTTCTAAGGAGTCATCCAAGTATTTACTGGATACAATCAAGCCT AAGTTTATTTTCTCTGGCCATGATCATGACCAGTGCACTATCACTCATCAATATGAATTTGGGCCTGCAAACGAG cacactctaggtactataagCTGGCAACAAGGAAATTTGTATCCTTCTTTCATGCTGTTATCAGTTGACAACTCACCTCGCCCAaatgcttccattccagaagaGGTTTTGTTGACTCATCTTTGTTACCTGCCAATGCAAACACACATTTATATATG GTATGCTGTGCAATTTGTTCTCACCCTTCTTGCCTTACTACTATGGCCAACAAGTAGCACAAGTTTTTGGCATCAGTGTTGGAGCTTGGCGAGCCATTTTAAACAACTAATAGCTTGCATCGTGTCAAGAAGCGATACAAAAGAGAAGGATGAGGATGCAAATTATGAATATGAGATGATGTGGGATGCAGATGGATCAATGCATCTTATAAAAAAACCCTTGAATGCGTCGATTGTAAATTCAAATGAACTGAGCTCAGGAGAAAG GGGTAATATGGTGATGCGGCCAAGTGCTAGAAAAAATACAGCTCAGGAAGCAGATGTCTCTGTGAATGTGGATATGGGATCAAGCACTGGGCTTGATCCTGTTGCAAGAATACTTCCTAGAACAGGAAAATCAAGGACAACATTTATTATCCAAAGATTGTTACGCACACTGCGAATGCTGACAGTTATTGCTGCGGTGAATGTTCCTCTTTACATGATGCTGCTATTCAAGGATTGGATTGACAAATAA
- the LOC130746381 gene encoding uncharacterized protein C630.12 isoform X2 → MKQRELTVLLCLIWALTLLYGEMFAYWLPSLFTCSWPHLLRTTTTTTTPSSSSTLMDKTSLRLPEKSLALEIAEFYTDLNMRRSFFASILPFKPDVILFLGDYFDGGPYLSDEEWQESFNRFKHIFGLNAQGKYTDKQVYYIPGNHDIGYESLHSQKPEVIRRYEAAFGTRNYIFTVGKVDFVAVDAQTLDGNPQKHLTSQTWEFVKNISSDDVVHPRVLLTHIPLYRRDDTYCGPDRSSPIINQKMHRAVHGNTNNILYQNYVSKESSKYLLDTIKPKFIFSGHDHDQCTITHQYEFGPANEHTLGTISWQQGNLYPSFMLLSVDNSPRPNASIPEEVLLTHLCYLPMQTHIYIWYAVQFVLTLLALLLWPTSSTSFWHQCWSLASHFKQLIACIVSRSDTKEKDEDANYEYEMMWDADGSMHLIKKPLNASIVNSNELSSGERGNMVMRPSARKNTAQEADVSVNVDMGSSTGLDPVARILPRTGKSRTTFIIQRLLRTLRMLTVIAAVNVPLYMMLLFKDWIDK, encoded by the exons ATGAAGCAGCGAGAGTTGACTGTGTTGCTATGCCTCATTTGGGCACTCACCCTCCTCTACGGGGAGATGTTCGCTTACTGGCTTCCATCCCTCTTCACCTGTTCCTGGCCCCATCTTCtccgcaccaccaccaccaccaccaccccttcttcttcttcaacg CTCATGGATAAAACTTCTCTCCGTCTTCCTGAAAAATCGCTTGCACTGGAGATTGCAGAATTCTACACTGATTTAAACATGCGCCGATCATTCTTTGCATCTATCCTGCCTTTCAAACCTGATGTCATATTATTTTTAGGTGATTACTTTGATGGAGGTCCTTATTTATCGGATGAAGA ATGGCAGGAGTCTTTCAATCGCTTCAAACATATCTTTGGTTTGAATGCACAAGGAAAATACACAGACAAGCAAGTTTACTACATTCCTGGAAATCATGATATTGGTTATGAAAGTCTTCATTCTCAAAAGCCAGAG GTTATCCGACGCTATGAGGCAGCATTTGGAACTAGGAACTACATATTTACTGTTGGAAAAGTGGATTTTGTTGCTGTTGATGCTCAAACTCTGGATG GAAATCCACAAAAGCACCTGACTTCTCAAACTTGGGAGTTTGTGAAGAATATATCTAGCG aTGATGTAGTTCATCCAAGAGTCTTGTTGACACATATTCCTTTATATCGACGTGATGATACTTACTGTGGCCCTGATCGCAGTTCCCCAATTATCAATCAG AAGATGCATCGCGCTGTGCATGGCAATACTAATAATATATT ATATCAAAATTATGTTTCTAAGGAGTCATCCAAGTATTTACTGGATACAATCAAGCCT AAGTTTATTTTCTCTGGCCATGATCATGACCAGTGCACTATCACTCATCAATATGAATTTGGGCCTGCAAACGAG cacactctaggtactataagCTGGCAACAAGGAAATTTGTATCCTTCTTTCATGCTGTTATCAGTTGACAACTCACCTCGCCCAaatgcttccattccagaagaGGTTTTGTTGACTCATCTTTGTTACCTGCCAATGCAAACACACATTTATATATG GTATGCTGTGCAATTTGTTCTCACCCTTCTTGCCTTACTACTATGGCCAACAAGTAGCACAAGTTTTTGGCATCAGTGTTGGAGCTTGGCGAGCCATTTTAAACAACTAATAGCTTGCATCGTGTCAAGAAGCGATACAAAAGAGAAGGATGAGGATGCAAATTATGAATATGAGATGATGTGGGATGCAGATGGATCAATGCATCTTATAAAAAAACCCTTGAATGCGTCGATTGTAAATTCAAATGAACTGAGCTCAGGAGAAAG GGGTAATATGGTGATGCGGCCAAGTGCTAGAAAAAATACAGCTCAGGAAGCAGATGTCTCTGTGAATGTGGATATGGGATCAAGCACTGGGCTTGATCCTGTTGCAAGAATACTTCCTAGAACAGGAAAATCAAGGACAACATTTATTATCCAAAGATTGTTACGCACACTGCGAATGCTGACAGTTATTGCTGCGGTGAATGTTCCTCTTTACATGATGCTGCTATTCAAGGATTGGATTGACAAATAA